A segment of the Dietzia lutea genome:
CGAGACGCCATGTTGAGGAGCGGCTGTGTGTGCCGCGTACATCCGCAGGAGCGAGACGCCAGGGAGGCGTGCGGCTGCCGGGAGGCTGGGGGAGCGAGACGCCATCCTCAGGAGCGAGACGCCAGGGAGACGTGCGGCTGCCGGGAGGCTGGGGGAGCGAGACGCCATCCTCAGGAGCGAGACGCCAGGGAGGCGTGCGGCTGCGAAGAGGCGGGCGGAGGCCCCGGTCGGCGGCTCGTTGCCCCCCGACCCGTCAGTCAGCTGCCGCTGCCGCCACCCCGGCGCAGCAGCACGAACGCGCCGCCGATGAGCAGGACGGCCAGGCCGCCGACCACCCAGATCACGGGATTGACCCCGGAGCTCTCTCCGGAGGTCTCGTCGGCGACGTCGGCCTCGGTCGCATCGGCGTCCGCCGACTCGCCACCGGCGTCGGAAGCCGTGGCACCGCCAGCATCGGAATCCTCAGCCCCGGCACCTCCCTCAGCCTCGCCACCGCCGTCAGCACCGGCCGCGCCCCCGTCCGCGCCGGCACCGCCCTCGGCATCGGCGACGGTGAAACACCGAGGACCCGCTCACGACGTGCCCGTCGGCCGAGGTGACGCGATAGCCGACGGTGTAGGCGCCGGGCGCGAGGTCGTCGACGCGGGCGGTGACGGTCTCGCCGTCGACCATCGGCTCGCCGGTCACGCGATTGGTCCGGTCATCACCGGCGGTGACGGCGACGGAGGCGAAGTTCTGGTTGACCTCCTCGTTGAAGATCAACACGATCTGCTCGGGCGCCGTGTCGAGCTGTGAGCCGTCCTCCGGGTCGACGGAGATCAGCACGGAGTGCGCGCGGCCGCGACGGGCGCGAGCATCACGGCGGGTGCGGTCGCGCCGCCGAGCAACGCGGCCGCCACCGCGACGGAGGCCAGACGCCCACGCAGCTGGGTCACGCCTTGACCCCCAGGCGGGCCAGGACGTCCTTGTTCACTCGGTCGAGTTCGCCGGAGATCGAGGAGTGGATCTCGCGCCGCTGGGCGGTGGGCGTGGTCTCGGCGGTCTCGACGGCCGTGCGCAGGTCGGTCAGGCGCGTGCGGGTGGAGGCGACGAAATCCTTGACCTCCCGCTCGCCACCGCGGCTCGTCTCGAGCCCGTCGAGGGTCCGCTCGAGGCGGACGATCCGCGCACCCAGGGCGGCGGCGGGGCCGGTGGCGTTGATGCCGGCTGCCTTGAGGTCGACCCCGCCGGCCTCGGCGGTCTTGTCGGAGCTCTGCGCGTTGGACACGACCTTGTAGACCAGCGGCAGCAGGACCGGGGTGGCGACCTTGGCCATGTTCAGCCAACGTTGCACGTCGTCCTTGCCCAGCTTGGTGCCCTTGAGCTTGTCGAGCTCCATCTCGGCCAGCTGGTACTCGTGCTTGCGGCCGGCGGCGTCGATCTTCTCGGCGAGCTTCCGGTCCTTCGCCAGAATCTTGGCCTCACGCTTGATGGTCTTGCGCTCCTCCCTTGGCGTGGACCTTCTCGGCCTTGCGGTCCCGCTTTGCGGCCTTGCGGTCGAGCTTGTTCTGCTTCTCGGCGCGCTTCTCCTCGCGCTTGGCCTTGCGGTCGGCGTTCTTGCCCTCGAGCTTGGCGCGCTTCTTGGCCTCCGCCAGTTCCACGCGGTGGGCCTCCCTGGCCTGCTTGCGGGTCTCCTTGGCCGCGAGCTTGGCCTCGGTCATGGCGGTGGACTTGAGCGCCGCGGCATGGGCCCGGAGTCCGGCACGCTTGTCGCGGTAGGTCGTCAGCTTGCCCATGGGCGTCGATCCTTCTCTCGTCGCGATCATCAGATCCCCAGCCTAGGCGAATCGCCTGGCGCTGAGGACCGGACCGTCGTCCGCTGCGCGGCTGGGCCATGATGGACGGCGATGGAGGACGCCGAGCGCACCACGGGCCGGGTCCCCGACGCGGCGGTGGTGGGACCGGCGTCGGGGGCCAGATGTCTGCACCGCGTGGCCCGGGAGCGCGACGCCCGGCCGGGTTGGTGGCGGACGGCGCCGCTCGACGAGGGCGTCCGGCTGCGGGCCATGGCGGCGGCGGATCGCCGCGCGGGGTTGAGGGAGCGCGCGCTGGCGGGCGCGCGCCCCGACGCCGCGGTGGTGGACGTGGTGGGGGACCACTGGACGGATCTGCCGGGGGACGTACCGGGTGACGACGACGAGGAGGTGACCCTCCGGGCGTTGGCCGACGGGGCGGCTCTGGTGTGGGGCGCCGCCCTTCCCGCCGATGAGGGCAGTGGCCGGGCGGGCCTGAGGTGCACGTTGGCGGCCGTGCCCGGGGGGGGTACGCGCCGGTGTTGGTGGTCAACCACAAGGTGGTCGACCCGCGGCGGGGGAAGGGGTCGTCGACGGCGACGGTGACGCGGCTGCTCGACTGGGCGCCGGCGCCCGATCCGACCCTGCGGGTGCGGCGCCATCCGGCGGACCTCGACCGGCTCGTCCACGCGTGGCGTCTGCTCGAGGCGGTGGGGCACGCGGCGTCGTCCCCGGTGGGTGCGGTGCTCGGGCTGGGGTCGGCGCGGGCGGTGGTGCACGACCTCGAGCCGGTGCTCGACCCGGCCGACCGCACCCACGCCACGAGACTGGCGGTGGTGCGCGGTGAGCTGGACACCGCGCCCAGCCGGATCGGCGAATGCCGCACCTGCCCGTGGTGGGAGGGGTGGGAGGACCGGGACGGGCCCGTCGAGGGGTGTCGCGGCCGGCTGGTCCTGTCCGATGACGTGAGTCTCGTCGTCGGCGGTGGGCAGGTGGGCCCCCTGAGGGCGCGGGGGATGCGCACCGTGGCGGACCTCGCGGAGGCCGGGCCGGACCGGCCGGCCGACTGGAACGGCGAGCCGTACTCCGACGCGGTCCTGCGCGCGCGGTGGTGCACGACCTCGAGCCGGTGCTCGACCCGGCCGACCGCACCCACGCCACGAGACTGGCGGTGGTGCGCGGTGAGCTGGACACCGCGCCCAGCCGGATCGGCGAATGCCGCACCTGCCCGTGGTGGGAGGGGTGGGAGGACCGGGACGGGCCCGTCGAGGGGTGTCGCGGCCGGCTGGTCCTGTCCGATGACGTGAGTCTCGTCGTCGGCGGTGGGCAGGTGGGCCCCCTGAGGGCGCGGGGGATGCGCACCGTGGCGGACCTCGCGGAGGCCGGGCCGGACCGGCCGGCCGACTGGAACGGCGAGCCGTACTCCGACGCGGTCCTGCGCGCGCGGGCGCACCGCGACGGCGAGGTCGTGGTGCCCAAGGTGGCGCGGCCGACGATCCCCCGGGCGGACGTCGAGGTGGACGTCGACCTCGAGAGTCACCTCGACGACGGCGCCTACCTGTGGGGCACGCTGCTCACCCTGCGGGACGGGCGGCCGCTCGAGGATGAGGGCTACCGGCCGTTCGTCACGTGGTCCCGACTGCCGGACGCCGACGAGGGGCGGGCGTTCGCGGAATTCTGGCGCTGGCTCACCGGGATACGGGACCGGGCGGCAGGGCAGGGGCGCTCGTTCCGCGCGTACTGCTATTCACGGGCCGCCGAGAACGGCTGGCTCCTCTCCTCGGCGGGCAGGTTCGGTCCGGAGGGCACCCTCGCCGTCGTCAAGGGGGTCCCCGGCGTCGCCGAGGTGCGGCGCTTCATCTCCTCTCCACTGTGGGTGGATGTTCACGAGGCCGTCGCCACCCAGTTCGTCTCCACGTCAGGCCTGGGTCTCAAGGTGGTCGCGCCGGTCGCCGGGTTCACCTGGCGGGATCCCGAGGCGGGCGGTGAGGCCTCGCTCGGGTGGTACCGGGACGCGCAGGCGGCCCGGGGCGTCGAACGCGACGCCGGGCGCGAGCGGATCCTCGCCTACAACGAGGACGACGTCCGCGCCACGCGGGCCGTG
Coding sequences within it:
- a CDS encoding copper resistance CopC family protein, which encodes MLISVDPEDGSQLDTAPEQIVLIFNEEVNQNFASVAVTAGDDRTNRVTGEPMVDGETVTARVDDLAPGAYTVGYRVTSADGHVVSGSSVFHRRRCRGRCRRGRGRGRC
- a CDS encoding DUF6474 family protein, whose amino-acid sequence is MKREAKILAKDRKLAEKIDAAGRKHEYQLAEMELDKLKGTKLGKDDVQRWLNMAKVATPVLLPLVYKVVSNAQSSDKTAEAGGVDLKAAGINATGPAAALGARIVRLERTLDGLETSRGGEREVKDFVASTRTRLTDLRTAVETAETTPTAQRREIHSSISGELDRVNKDVLARLGVKA
- a CDS encoding TM0106 family RecB-like putative nuclease — protein: MLDPADRTHATRLAVVRGELDTAPSRIGECRTCPWWEGWEDRDGPVEGCRGRLVLSDDVSLVVGGGQVGPLRARGMRTVADLAEAGPDRPADWNGEPYSDAVLRARAHRDGEVVVPKVARPTIPRADVEVDVDLESHLDDGAYLWGTLLTLRDGRPLEDEGYRPFVTWSRLPDADEGRAFAEFWRWLTGIRDRAAGQGRSFRAYCYSRAAENGWLLSSAGRFGPEGTLAVVKGVPGVAEVRRFISSPLWVDVHEAVATQFVSTSGLGLKVVAPVAGFTWRDPEAGGEASLGWYRDAQAARGVERDAGRERILAYNEDDVRATRAVREWITRFG